The sequence below is a genomic window from Brevibacillus laterosporus.
TAACTAGCAGCCGTGCACACGACCAACGAACCTATAATAAACGTGATGGCTTGTTTTCGATTTTTATATTTTCCTTCAAAGTAGAGCATGACCATGCTCACTCCTACTCCTCCAGCCAAGCTATTTACCAGAAACAGACTTGCTCGTTGGGATAGTCCCAACCACGTCAGAAGCGGGGTGAGTAACAAATTTAAACCCACAACAAACGTAAAGAAGAAAAAGGCGCTTTTCCAACGAAATTTCATTAGCTTGTTGCTCTCTTCCATTGTCCATTCCTCCCTCTTTTATAGAACGGTACTGACAGATAACAAAGCCGTGAAGCAAGTAGAACTATGCTTACTAAACGGAGAAAGACGTGGACAAAGAATGCTGTAAGCTCTCTTTGTTCCACGCCCCCTCCTTTCTTTCTTATCATAACGAAATGCTTAGATTGTCGCTGTTTCCTCAGCTTCTCTTTCTTGTTCCACTACTTTTTTGTCGTACATTTTAAAGAATGGAATGTAGATCAAGAATGAGATTAACAAATTAATTAATACCAGAATGATTGCTCTCCAGTCCCCACCAGTTGCCAGATAAGCTCCAATTGGCGCTGGTAGTGTCCAAGGTACCATGATGTAGGTCGGATTCACCCAACCAAGTACAGTAGCATAATAGGACAAGGAAGCCGTAATCACTGGAACAATAACGAATGGAATGATCAATACCGGATTTAATACGATCGGCATCCCGAAAATAACTGGTTCATTAATATTGAAAATTCCTGGTACAAATACCGTTTTTCCCAATGTCTTGTGGTAGTTTGATTTGGCAAACAACAACATACACAGTACAAGACCAAGTGTTGCGCCGGATCCTCCAACCCAGATAAACCATTGAAAGAACGTTTCAGGAGCCACATGCGGAATCGCTTGACCAGCGGCAACTGCTTCAGCATTTTTCGCCAGATATACTTCCCATAGTGGACGGGCAATCGTACCAACAATGGAAACACCATGGATACCAAATGCCCAGAAGAAAGTAATCAAGATAACTGGAATCAAAACCCCTGGCAAACTATCTCCTGCTTTAACAAGCGGTGCAATGATTTTATCAACAAGTCCATGCAAATCAATTTTAAAGACAACGGTAATGAGTGTCATGATCAGAAGAACAACTGCTACCGGAATCAATGCTTCAAAGGATCGCAGCAAAGAAGGTGGTACCTGATCGGGCAGTTTTATCATTAAATTGCGCTGTTTACAGAAACGCAACACCTCTACGGCAAAAATAGAAGCTAGCATCGCTACGAACAAACCGTGTCCACCCAGATTGGTCATCGGAAGAACAAAACCAACACCATCCATCACTTTAGGCGCAATCGTCATAAGAAATGCCATAATTG
It includes:
- a CDS encoding PTS sugar transporter subunit IIC, encoding MDAFVQFLDKHLSGPIARIAEQRHLRAIRDGVISALPFIIVGSFFLIIAFPPLPQDWAITMWAKENAGQILIPYRLTMFIMSLYISFGIGHNLAKSYNLDPLAGSQLAIMAFLMTIAPKVMDGVGFVLPMTNLGGHGLFVAMLASIFAVEVLRFCKQRNLMIKLPDQVPPSLLRSFEALIPVAVVLLIMTLITVVFKIDLHGLVDKIIAPLVKAGDSLPGVLIPVILITFFWAFGIHGVSIVGTIARPLWEVYLAKNAEAVAAGQAIPHVAPETFFQWFIWVGGSGATLGLVLCMLLFAKSNYHKTLGKTVFVPGIFNINEPVIFGMPIVLNPVLIIPFVIVPVITASLSYYATVLGWVNPTYIMVPWTLPAPIGAYLATGGDWRAIILVLINLLISFLIYIPFFKMYDKKVVEQEREAEETATI